Proteins found in one Micromonospora sp. WMMD1082 genomic segment:
- a CDS encoding family 43 glycosylhydrolase, with protein sequence MNTTVGRGAAAPTSRPSRRLRRAVAVAAVAGLVAGGPAGIASPAQAAEPESYTFTNTVNPILGDGSYYSADPAPVVVPAGAPGNATDRDQLYLYTGHDQAGPSTNDFVMNEWGAFRTTDVEAGEWTHFPSLLRPEAVFAWATPGRAYAGQVVRGVDGRYYWYVPIHERDSPAPDRFAIGVAVSESPTGPWTDHAGGPIISQRVPTPNTIHNIDPTILVDGEAPHQRVYLWWGSFGQLRMLELQQDMKTPTGSPRSVTGLTGFFEGAWAFTRHGTYYLAYAGNNAGPTSPCTPANYHACLAYATAASPEGPWTYRGTFLRPVSSTTSHPGVLEFDGRWYLAYHTADAVGGGHFRRSVAIDPVEWDDTLTPPRIKLVTPTPARGRDLTPRPNIAQEARVSVSNEPVPTQYWVRALNDEIVRSNPLPPDMWGTWTGNNPPQQWVQYAWDQPMRISGSQIDFWNDQPQGTGVGVAAPARWRIEYWDLDAGRWAEVPNPSGFPTGTQGFQNTTFDPVTTTQVRAVFDASTNGSTYSAVAVEEWKILAAPPDSVTAPAMTVEVDEVDLPDTLAVSFGAETLRVPVFWDPVTPADVAAPGTFTIRGTVLGHAAGRVSAPVTVVSPDDTEGDETAPTVTLTPSGSAGGAGWFRSAVRVRVAGVDDRGGRLTISARVDDGQPVVAAPVRSVDVDVTGDGGHTVTATATDRAGNVSAPETLAVRIDATAPVSVATVHGVTRSVTLTASDATSGVAGIEYAIGTGAWTAYGGAIAAPDGNRHTVSFRAFDVAGNLETARTVAIPADLSGPLTGNIGPIATPTASYTAGWNSLTALNDNADPPNPSQAQIWGTWSGTRPATQWVQYDWTRPVRVTGTELKFWRDANQGSGDGVAEPDGWVLQHWDEAGSAWRDVTGASTYGTSTTAFNTVSFDPVTTRRVRATVRANGNGTTHSAVAITEWRVFADDQGVPPGLPMTVAAQARCVAGTAYVAVQARNDHDAPVDIVLVTPYGQRSVPAVAPGANAFQQFTTRAASVPAGAATVRVTGPVDGQNVTTVRSAEHPGVTCVGDARQAQ encoded by the coding sequence GTGAACACCACCGTGGGGCGCGGCGCCGCCGCACCCACCTCCCGGCCGTCGCGCCGGTTGCGCAGGGCGGTCGCCGTGGCGGCGGTCGCCGGGCTCGTCGCCGGTGGCCCGGCCGGGATCGCCAGCCCCGCCCAGGCCGCCGAACCCGAGTCGTACACCTTCACCAACACCGTCAACCCGATCCTCGGCGACGGCAGCTACTACTCCGCCGACCCGGCCCCGGTCGTGGTGCCGGCCGGCGCACCCGGCAACGCCACCGACCGCGACCAGCTCTACCTCTACACCGGCCACGACCAGGCCGGACCGTCCACCAACGACTTCGTCATGAACGAGTGGGGCGCGTTCCGGACCACCGACGTCGAGGCCGGCGAGTGGACCCACTTCCCGTCGCTGCTGCGCCCGGAGGCCGTCTTCGCCTGGGCGACCCCCGGCCGCGCGTACGCCGGCCAGGTGGTCCGGGGCGTCGACGGCCGCTACTACTGGTACGTCCCGATCCACGAGCGGGACAGCCCGGCTCCGGACAGGTTCGCCATCGGGGTGGCCGTGTCGGAGAGCCCGACCGGCCCGTGGACCGACCACGCGGGTGGACCGATCATCTCCCAGCGGGTGCCCACGCCGAACACCATCCACAACATCGACCCGACGATCCTGGTCGACGGCGAGGCACCCCACCAGCGCGTCTACCTCTGGTGGGGCTCCTTCGGCCAGCTCCGGATGCTCGAACTCCAGCAGGACATGAAGACCCCGACCGGCAGCCCGCGCTCCGTCACCGGCCTGACCGGCTTCTTCGAGGGAGCGTGGGCCTTCACCCGCCACGGCACCTACTACCTGGCGTACGCCGGCAACAACGCCGGCCCGACCTCGCCGTGCACCCCGGCGAACTACCACGCCTGCCTCGCCTACGCCACGGCGGCGTCGCCGGAGGGGCCGTGGACCTACCGGGGGACCTTCCTGCGGCCGGTCTCCTCGACCACCAGCCATCCGGGTGTCCTGGAGTTCGACGGCCGGTGGTACCTCGCGTACCACACCGCCGACGCCGTGGGCGGTGGCCACTTCCGCCGGTCGGTGGCGATCGACCCGGTCGAGTGGGACGACACGCTGACCCCGCCACGGATCAAGCTCGTCACGCCGACGCCGGCCCGGGGGCGCGACCTCACCCCCCGGCCGAACATCGCCCAGGAGGCCCGGGTCAGCGTCTCCAACGAGCCGGTGCCCACCCAGTACTGGGTGCGGGCGCTCAACGACGAGATCGTCCGGTCGAACCCGCTGCCACCGGACATGTGGGGGACCTGGACCGGCAACAACCCGCCGCAGCAGTGGGTGCAGTACGCCTGGGACCAGCCGATGCGGATCTCCGGCTCGCAGATCGACTTCTGGAACGACCAGCCGCAGGGCACCGGCGTGGGCGTCGCGGCGCCGGCCCGCTGGCGCATCGAGTACTGGGACCTCGACGCCGGGCGGTGGGCCGAGGTGCCGAACCCGAGCGGCTTCCCGACCGGCACCCAGGGCTTCCAGAACACCACCTTCGACCCGGTGACCACCACGCAGGTCCGGGCGGTGTTCGACGCGTCGACCAACGGCAGCACCTACTCCGCGGTGGCGGTCGAGGAGTGGAAGATCCTCGCCGCGCCGCCCGACTCCGTCACCGCGCCCGCGATGACGGTGGAGGTGGACGAGGTCGACCTGCCCGACACCCTGGCCGTCTCCTTCGGCGCGGAGACGCTGCGGGTGCCGGTCTTCTGGGACCCGGTGACGCCGGCGGACGTCGCGGCGCCGGGGACGTTCACCATCCGGGGCACCGTGCTCGGTCACGCCGCCGGGCGGGTCTCCGCGCCGGTCACCGTGGTCTCCCCGGACGACACCGAGGGCGACGAGACGGCACCGACGGTGACGCTGACGCCCAGTGGCAGTGCCGGCGGCGCGGGCTGGTTCCGGTCCGCGGTCCGGGTCCGGGTCGCCGGTGTCGACGACCGTGGGGGCCGACTGACCATCTCCGCCCGGGTGGACGACGGCCAGCCGGTCGTCGCGGCACCGGTCCGGTCGGTCGACGTCGACGTCACCGGGGACGGCGGGCACACCGTCACGGCGACCGCGACCGACCGCGCCGGCAACGTCTCGGCACCGGAAACGCTCGCGGTACGCATCGACGCCACGGCACCGGTCAGCGTCGCCACCGTGCACGGCGTCACCCGGTCGGTAACGCTGACCGCGAGCGACGCGACCTCCGGGGTCGCCGGGATCGAGTACGCCATCGGCACCGGCGCGTGGACCGCCTACGGCGGTGCCATCGCGGCACCGGACGGGAACCGGCACACCGTGTCGTTCCGCGCGTTCGACGTGGCCGGAAACCTGGAGACCGCCCGGACGGTCGCCATCCCGGCGGACCTGTCCGGGCCACTCACCGGCAACATCGGGCCGATCGCGACCCCGACCGCCTCCTACACCGCGGGGTGGAACAGCCTCACCGCGCTCAACGACAACGCCGACCCACCGAACCCGAGCCAGGCGCAGATCTGGGGCACCTGGTCCGGCACCCGTCCGGCCACCCAGTGGGTCCAGTACGACTGGACCCGCCCGGTCCGCGTCACGGGCACCGAGCTGAAGTTCTGGCGGGACGCCAACCAGGGCAGCGGCGACGGCGTGGCCGAGCCCGACGGATGGGTCCTCCAGCACTGGGACGAGGCCGGTTCGGCCTGGCGCGACGTGACCGGCGCGTCCACCTACGGCACCAGCACCACGGCGTTCAACACCGTCTCCTTCGACCCCGTCACCACCCGACGGGTCCGGGCCACGGTCCGGGCCAACGGCAACGGCACGACCCACTCGGCGGTGGCGATCACCGAGTGGCGGGTCTTCGCCGACGACCAGGGCGTCCCACCCGGGCTGCCGATGACGGTGGCCGCGCAGGCGCGGTGTGTCGCCGGCACGGCGTACGTCGCGGTGCAGGCCCGTAACGACCATGACGCTCCGGTGGACATCGTGCTGGTGACGCCGTACGGCCAGCGGTCGGTGCCGGCCGTGGCGCCGGGGGCGAACGCCTTCCAGCAGTTCACCACCCGGGCGGCCTCGGTGCCGGCCGGTGCGGCGACCGTCCGGGTCACCGGACCGGTCGACGGTCAGAACGTGACGACCGTCCGTTCCGCGGAACACCCCGGCGTCACCTGTGTCGGTGACGCCCGGCAAGCCCAGTAA